Below is a window of Impatiens glandulifera chromosome 2, dImpGla2.1, whole genome shotgun sequence DNA.
ttctttattatgtttctttaaattaaatttggatgGGGATAAGATTTTCATATATAACTTAGTTAGACattgattcaaaatttattggtattttcatttattcaatttttatgtttgcTCAATGATTATCCTTttgaattatgtttttattattttttaaatggttaattttAGGGATATAGGAATTAGAGTTGAGTTGTCCAAAATAATTGAGATATGCATTAAAAAAAGGAAGGGGGAATTATGAAGGATAAAGGggatttttccaatttttttaagaattaataaaaagaaatagttataaaaagaaaatagtcaattaaattgaaaaaaaaaaaaatacgaaGGAATTTATCTCACTTTCTtaccataaaaaaattattattttattatcgatcttttttttttgaactTAATGATTCATGTGTTGGTGGTGTGTTTGATAACACTTTACACTTGTATTTATCGTTAAATTTAAGcaattatcataaatattttatcttcattttGGTTGATGACAGCTTCATTTTTCTACTTCTTGAGAACTATGGAGTAAGAAAGTTAGAGGCAGTGTTTGCGGTTCTCATCGCGACAATGGCGATATCATTTGCGTGGATGTTTGGGGAGACAAAGCCCAATGGGAAAGAACTTATTTATGGTAAGTagttatttatgatatttttgttagtaaaatgaaaattaagtgttaaatactgaattttaagtctaaattaaaatgtctacaaaataaatgttacataaataaaatgaaatcttTTGTATATAAAAGGATTATTTTACAACAATACTAAGTTGTATTATGAAACACACTAACTTTTTATTTCCTTGGTCATAGGCATTTTGATTCCAAGGTTAAGTTCAAGAACAATCCAACAAGCTGTGGGTGTTGTTGGTTGCATTATTATGCCTCACAACGTTTTCCTTCATTCGGGTCTCGTCCAATCAAGAGACGTGGACAAGAACAAAGTTAGTCATGTTAGCGAAGCTCTTAGATATTTCTCTATAGAATCAACCGTTGCGGTTGTAGTATCGTTCATAATCAATCTATTTGTTACAACCGTTTTCGCAAAAGCATTTTTCGGTACTGATATAGCGGATAACATTGGACTTCTTAACGCTGGACAATATCTTCAAGATAAGTATGGATCTTATGCGGTTCCTATACTTTACATATGGGGCATCGGGTTATTAGCTGCCGGTCAGAGCAGCACGATTACGGGCACCTATGCTGGGCAGTTCATCATGGGAGGATTTCTAAACTTGCGAGTCAAGAGATGGATAAGATCAATGATAACTAGAAGTTTTGCTATCGTTCCAACTATGATCCTCGCTCTCATTTTCGAAAGCTCGGAAGATACTCTCGATGTTTTGAACCAATGGTTGAATGTACTTCAATCTATTCAGATCCCTTTCGCGCTTATTCCTTTGTTATGTTTGGTTTCTAAGGAGGAGTTGATGGGTGTCTTTCGAATTGGTCGTGTCCTTAAGGTAAGTTACCCTTTCTTTTGTTATAAATCGATaacaagtaaaaataaataaaacacttaGATAACAtatagatttattaaaaaaaaaaaatagtatgttACAATAGGTATTCGAAAAAAAACCTACATAAATCCTAATTaagactatatatttatattcctATCTATAATAATGTcctaaaaaattaagtttaccAAAATTCTaacatttgtttgtttgttaggGCTTGTTCATATGAGAATTCTAACATTCCTCTCTTTGTTAACCTTAATTTCTTTGTGTTTTGAATGAAATTAACTACAGGGAGCTTCGTGGTTGGTGGCTGCACTTGTTATGGCAATAAATGGCTATCTTCTTCGAGATTTTTTTGCTTCGGAGATAAAAGGATTGTTTTATGGCACTCTAACCGCGATTTTAACGGTTGGATACATAGGCTTCATAATGTACCTTATAATACGCGAGATTACGATTCCAGATCGCTTCATTGCCTCGTGGAGAGATATATCGAAGAATGGAATAAAAGAATTTGTGAAAGTAGAAGGTCATGTGGTCAGAAAAGATGAGATAAGCAGTGAATTCTAATTTCAGATTTATATGGGCAATATCTAAAAAGAATTAGTTAGCTCAGTCTTAGCATGTGTGGcggaaatattatttattgttactAGTTGCAATTATATATGATGTGCTACTACTATAAATGATTACAATTAATAAAGTatcaaatatatgataaatgGGGATGTCCACAATCTGAATCCATATATCTTCATTTCATGATCTCTTACTAActttgaaaacaaataaaattaatattatgttcGATTCTCACTTTAAAACGTCTTAAAATTAAGTGaatacaaacaaataaaaaaaaaacatatatagaaATGGGAGGAGTCGAGTCTCTCGTCTTTATCAAATACATAGctcaaaaaatcaaaagaaaattagGCTTTTTAAAAGAGGTTGCACATGGGAATCCGCTTGTATAggctttttttttcatttgaaatcATGGCATATTCCTTTTTCTCTCAcctttaaaaacaaacaaatttgcaTACTTTGATTTAAAATACAAACAATCTTACTTTATGAAGtggaaaaattataatatagttTAAAGCTCTTAGAATTCTCCTTGTCTTGATTAGTATCCTTATATgctaattttgttaatttgtgtttgtgtttttgaaagagattaaaataaataaagaaataaagtaaGATAAAAAGTAATTACATAATTGTGGtgcaaaataattaaaataacttttaaattcaTTGTAAAACCTCAAAAGACTtccaaaatcatttaaatatgaCCTTTTATAGtgcaaaatgtaaaaaaattgaagtcAGCCCAAAATCTTCAATAGAATATCTATTGGAACATTATCATCGTCATATCATATGTGAAATTTAATTTACTCTAAAACTAGGATTAAGCTTACAAACGATATTTCATAATCTAATATTTACCCCCAAACTATGAATAAGTACTTACAAACAAGTCAATCGATCAACTTGGATGATGTCGCATATAGTATGAAAACATTAAACGGctaattaaataacttatcCAAGCAACAAACCCAACCCTAGTGCATTCAAATAAGGGTTCAAACTTTATTTAAGAAGCGCTAAATTCAACCCTAAAAGTCATGCCAAATTTTATCCATACAGCTCCGAGTTCGAGTTCGGTTGAATTGAGATTGAGGGCATAAAATATTCTTGACTTCTCGGCTAAGTCCGTCACTATATCTCTAATGaaataattgattgattttgaaaatttaatatataatggtattcatttttgttttaataacataaattgtTTCAATCAATTTtcaacaatttaataaataaatgaaccatatcaatattcttttaatttattttaataagaacTTTTCACGAAATTTAAACcaacaaaatgatataaaatatggAACAACATTAAATTTCCTTGAAATGATATAGAAATTGAACAACAttgaggttatttgaaaaaaaaatagaattatgaaaaatcaaagaatgaattatttagatatattatttcatattaaattttataaaattaaaagaagatattaatattttaattaataatttatagaaaaagaaaaaaacaaataatcccAGATCAAACTAGCTCTTAAGACTAAAATATGACACtgaatacaattattaaattaatttaataaagactaaatatttaaatagactTGGACcttatttaaatcattattaaaaaaaatgaattgttcggtaaaaagattaatatttaattaacaaattaataataaataaataaatataaaagaccataaattatttaaatttattattatttcaattttcaaatttaacaaCCTTTAATTTAAAAGTGACACGTGTTGTTTGGTAGTACTCAAGGAAGTTTACTACTTTGTACATAGGCCGTGCAATTGGTCAATTAAGCAATAAAGGTAATATATTCACCACAAATAAAAGGCTATTAATGTAATTAAGTCAGAACAATAGGGgggtttaaataataaattaagagtCTACAAAGGGACAAGAAGAAAAGTAGAACTATACTTACTGACTCCTATTACTACTACAAAGAAAATGTGTAATCAGGACGTTACAGTGAACGACGGAGAAGAAAGAGTCCTTTAACGGTTCCGTTGCTCCGGCCGGtgagctttctctctctatctctatctctctctgatgatgatgatgatgatagtaTACGTGTTTCCAAGTTTTCATCGATCGTTTGCGTTTTTCTGGAATCTTACGTGCTTGAATTTCGATATGAATGGCGATAATTGATCTTGTACAGAACGAAACACTTGCTATTAGCGATACTGATGTTTTGGATTTTAGTCTCAGGCCAACTCTTGCTGATTCCTGTGTATTTTGTTTATTGTATGTGTTTATTAGGAAGCTTCAGCTTCAGTTTCTATTCTCAACTTCAATTTGCTGTTATGTTTTGGATTTTAGTATATAGAATTTCCTCCTTCAGCTTGTAGATTAGATTTCTGATTGGCCTCAATGATACGGTCACCAGTTTTCTTTATTCAAAAGGTTTTTGGTGAGATATGGAGCTACAGGGGCTTTAGGTTAAGCATTAAATACATCTGTCTCCCTTGGATTGAGTTCATTGAAGATTCCTTAATTGGCACTGGTTTTCATCATATCAAAGAGGTTTTATCATGATTTTTACTGTGCGGTTTATTATATCACAGTCGCCCTAACTTGGTTGGATATGCAAAGACTTCATTGACTCAGTCTTGACGTAGTTGTAATTGTAGAAACTGACTAGtttgattttattgataatacTAGAGCACTGTCTTGATCTCTGTTGTCTGTGCTGCTTATAGTAATGATCTCTTTACTTATTTTATGGATAATAACTACCTAATCTTGTTGAGATAAAGATAACTATTATTGAATCATAAATCAACTagattttatcataatttactATGTGGTTTATTATATCACAGTCGCCCTAACTTGGTTGGATATGCAAAGGCTTCATTGACTTAGTCTTGACGTAGTTGTAATTGTAGAAACTGACTAGTgtgattttattgataatacTGGAGCACTGTCTTGATCTCTATTGTCTGTGCTGCTTATAGTAATGATCTCTTCACTTATTTTATGGATAATAAATACCTAATCTTGTTGagagaaagataaattattgaATCATAGATCAACTAGATTTTAACATATTAGGCTCCAACCTAAATAatttccttttgaaatttaatgcATATACATTGAAATATTGCGAAATACGATTCAATAATAAAAGCGTTCAAAGAAACGTGGAACATAAGTAACGAAAGAGAAAAAGCATACTCACCTTAGATTTAATTGACGCAAACACTTCTTAAAACAATTCTTCTGTTTTCCGTTCACGTGTATAAGCGTGAAGCCTCACCAATTCTTTAGCTCTTCTCCAAACCACTGCTGCATCATTTTCCACTGCATTAAAGATCTTGTCATTTCTTTCAAGCCATATCATCAACATCAACTTTTGAATTTGTATTTGACCacaatttttttcaatcatGTTGTCTTGAAATATTCGTTTCTCCTTTGGTTCTCgcgtgtttttttttaaattcactaTCATGCAGGGTCTCACCAATgcattatataaaaatttgtatCTTTCCATATGTATCCATGCATTGGTACTGAATTTGAAGCTTCTCATGAGTGTCAGAGATTTCATTTtcgataattttgaaatttggcTTCTCAAAGGCTGGCTACGTGAAGCATATTGATTGGGAGCTTCAGGTTTGTTCTGAAAAAAGACATGCATCTTCTCTATGGCGATACAGTTTGGTTTTGAGACACAATGGATCCTGTGGACTCAAATAACAGgaattttatctattattagtCTTTTATGGCTGTGCTGAACTCTGATGTTCCCACAACTTTGCTACCATCATTATATGCAGCTTTATCGTTAGTTTGTTgattttttaacaataaatgaTAAATGTGTGCCCTTCTTATATctactattttttattctaattggAATACCCTAACCACTTTATCTGTAGGCTGTGAAAGTCAGTTGCTATATGTTTAGGAACTTTTCTGTTCTTTCATCAGATGTATTTAGATCTCGTTGGTTACTGATGAGAGAGATTCTCACATAGTCAATTAAGCATAGCTGCCCAcacattatttttgaaaatctcaACTCATTTGTTCTCTTTTTTATCATGGATCTTTACTGTGTTTccataaataatctcattaaGGTTTGTTTCTGCAAACTCCCTTTTGCCAAGTGGGcgttctttcttttttctccCCTTTGGGGAATAATATGGCCCTTCCAACCTTGGTTGTTCTCTTCATGGTTGTACTGTTGTTAATGCAGGTCTCACAGAGATACCTATGGCGAAGGCGCTTCTCCATGTTTTCACTTCATTCTTTCAATTATCATCTTGTGATAGCATAATTCATGGTCCAGCTCAAAAAAGCTACAAAAATATTGAAGAGATATTGAGGCTGATGAAACCTACTCTTGATGCTATTGTCAATTCTAGCATGGCTAATTGGGAAACTATGCAGGAGGCTTTTGTAGAACTAAGACAATGTGTTGATGAATTGGCAGAACTATTTGGAAATTGGCACCCACTTATGAGCAAAATTTATTTGGTAGAATCTCAAATCTGTACTATTTTCagatatttaatttgtattggTTTCATAACATGATTTTTTGAACTCGtccattttctttatttgagCTTGGTTTCATCCTCCTTACCAATAAGCTTATGAACTTCCTTAATCTTTGGGAGAAGACTCCAGTTATTCTAATATGCTTGTCTGGACTACCTCCAGGTTCTGCAGGTTGAATCACTGACATTTAAGGTTTGTAATACTGGTTTGGAAATCTTAGACCTCTTGAAGTCTTCAAAACATCCACCTGCTGAACAAATTGCATCATCTCTGGAGGTATCCATAATGATCAACAGTTTGAGTTTTTCTACTGCATCTATGAGGAAGAAACATTATAGCCAATTTTGGCACATCGTATTGTAGCTTTCTATGCAGAAAATTAAACAGATGGATTTGCACCAAACAACTGCAATTATTAACGAAGCGGTAAGAGAGCGAAGGGATGGCTTTGGATGCATGTCAGAGTGCCAGAAGAAATGTGCCGATTCCCTCAACTTGAAGTCTAACCAGGACCTTCTGATAGAGGCAGTGGCACtggaaaaattgaaagaaaattcTGAACAAGCTGATAACACTTGTGATGCTGACTACATAGATCAGTTAATATCTGTGGTTGGTCACATGCAGGAGCACCTCATTGCAGCAAAACAAGCTGAAAATTCAAACTATGTTCCTATACCTACTGATTTATGCTGTCCTCTTTCACTTGAGATCATGACTGATCCGGTTATTGTTCCTTCTGGACAAACATACGAGCGGGCTTATATAAGGAAGTGGCTAGATCTTGGGCTTATGGTCTGCCCTAAAACAAGGCAGACTCTGGCTCACACCAATCTTGTTCCTAATTATACCGTAAAGGCTTTAATTGCGAGTTGGTGTGACAAGAATAATGTGAAGCTGCCCGACCAACCTTCTTTGATTGAAAATGAGGGAAATAGTTCTGAAAATAATCATTCACAGCAGCATCAGTTGTCATCACCTGGTAGAACTCGGTCTTCTGTATCCCCTCCAACTGGCCTGATCTCATCTAGTGGAAGCAGCCAAGATGAGAATTCTCCTTTAAGCTCGTTATCATTGTCGGAGGATTCATTATTTTCTACGGTTGGTAATGAACCTAGCTTGAGTAATGAGATACTTACTCTAACACACACTGAGGACACACAACTGAACTCGAGCGAAAGAGAGATGGAATCTGATAATCAGTCGCCCAAGGGTCATATCCGAACTGCCTCTGCCTCTTTCGTTGAATCTAGTTCAAGTATGCCACCAGATCTGGTCAATGAGGGCAGTGAAATGCCCTCAGAGCCCCAGGATGCTTCTATCTTGACAACCTCACAAATCAGAAGTGAGTTCCCACCAAGGTTAGAGACGAGATTCCGAAGCCATACAATAGGACGCCGACCTACTGACAGGAGTATTCCAAAAATTGTTTCTTCTCCCCTGATTGGAATATCTGACGACCTTTCCAGAATGGAAGACCATATCAAGACTCTTGTAG
It encodes the following:
- the LOC124924113 gene encoding U-box domain-containing protein 4-like encodes the protein MAKALLHVFTSFFQLSSCDSIIHGPAQKSYKNIEEILRLMKPTLDAIVNSSMANWETMQEAFVELRQCVDELAELFGNWHPLMSKIYLVLQVESLTFKVCNTGLEILDLLKSSKHPPAEQIASSLELSMQKIKQMDLHQTTAIINEAVRERRDGFGCMSECQKKCADSLNLKSNQDLLIEAVALEKLKENSEQADNTCDADYIDQLISVVGHMQEHLIAAKQAENSNYVPIPTDLCCPLSLEIMTDPVIVPSGQTYERAYIRKWLDLGLMVCPKTRQTLAHTNLVPNYTVKALIASWCDKNNVKLPDQPSLIENEGNSSENNHSQQHQLSSPGRTRSSVSPPTGLISSSGSSQDENSPLSSLSLSEDSLFSTVGNEPSLSNEILTLTHTEDTQLNSSEREMESDNQSPKGHIRTASASFVESSSSMPPDLVNEGSEMPSEPQDASILTTSQIRSEFPPRLETRFRSHTIGRRPTDRSIPKIVSSPLIGISDDLSRMEDHIKTLVVDLSSSSVDIQGNATAELRQLAKDNMSNRILIANSGAIVFLVNLLQSSDARIQENAVTALLNLSINDNNKIAIANAGAITHLIHVLQTGSDEAKENSAATLYSLSAVEDIKIKIGRSGAISPLVDLLANGTLRGKKDAATALFNLTLFNENKARIIQAGAVKHLIDLMDPATGMVDRAVVVLSNLSSIHEGRTAIGQEGGIPVLVDTIELGSARGRENAAAALLQLCMNSNRFCNMVLQEGVIPPLVALLRSGTPRAKEKAQSLLGHFKNQRQNNGGRD
- the LOC124925507 gene encoding metal transporter Nramp3-like produces the protein MEHQLLVCGGGDSDGNDSKTPPFSWRKLWHFTGPGFLMSIAFLDPGNLEGDLQSGAIAGYSLLWLLFWATAMGLLVQLLAARLGVATGRHLAELCRDEYPRWARLTLWVMAEVALIGADVQEVIGSAIAIKILSNGFIPLWAGVVITACDCFIFLLLENYGVRKLEAVFAVLIATMAISFAWMFGETKPNGKELIYGILIPRLSSRTIQQAVGVVGCIIMPHNVFLHSGLVQSRDVDKNKVSHVSEALRYFSIESTVAVVVSFIINLFVTTVFAKAFFGTDIADNIGLLNAGQYLQDKYGSYAVPILYIWGIGLLAAGQSSTITGTYAGQFIMGGFLNLRVKRWIRSMITRSFAIVPTMILALIFESSEDTLDVLNQWLNVLQSIQIPFALIPLLCLVSKEELMGVFRIGRVLKGASWLVAALVMAINGYLLRDFFASEIKGLFYGTLTAILTVGYIGFIMYLIIREITIPDRFIASWRDISKNGIKEFVKVEGHVVRKDEISSEF